In Mixophyes fleayi isolate aMixFle1 chromosome 11, aMixFle1.hap1, whole genome shotgun sequence, one DNA window encodes the following:
- the FNDC10 gene encoding fibronectin type III domain-containing protein 10 — translation MINLYLGTFKSFLLLCLFEWRPLAVLGGSQKLPKGQALGRILSSGLGYPSAGSTVLQHYFQRYKRGTTWVNGTLQANQKSALPKGSICPYKLFSEGQANYKSLCFRTTDSDFRCDQRNCNVFRSGRSLLANVLRNSSVLLQWQPPALYVPELKGFFINCSWNGTFTRFQCDSVQLGTSCRDYLLTNVHDNVRYRICLQTLFTNRTAVEECVDFIVEPMGMQDIVIAMTAVGGSICVMLVIICLLVAYITENLMHPTFVHPAAKRGP, via the coding sequence ATGATTAATTTATACCTTGGGACCTTCAAGTCTTTCCTGCTACTTTGCCTTTTTGAATGGAGACCCCTGGCCGTCCTGGGGGGCTCGCAGAAACTACCTAAGGGTCAGGCTTTGGGGAGAATCCTTTCCTCTGGGTTGGGGTATCCATCTGCAGGATCTACAGTTCTCCAACACTACTTCCAGCGCTACAAGAGAGGAACCACCTGGGTTAATGGGACACTACAAGCCAATCAGAAAAGCGCATTGCCAAAGGGGTCGATTTGCCCTTACAAATTGTTCAGCGAGGGCCAAGCCAACTATAAGAGCTTATGTTTCAGGACCACGGATAGCGACTTCCGATGTGACCAAAGAAACTGCAATGTGTTCCGATCAGGGAGGTCTTTGTTGGCCAACGTGTTGAGGAACAGCAGTGTCCTCCTGCAATGGCAGCCACCAGCTCTCTATGTCCCTGAGCTGAAAGGATTTTTCATTAACTGCTCCTGGAATGGTACTTTCACCCGCTTCCAGTGTGATAGTGTCCAGCTGGGCACCAGCTGCAGAGACTACCTCCTAACCAACGTGCATGACAATGTCAGGTACAGGATCTGCCTGCAGACCCTCTTCACCAACAGGACGGCTGTGGAAGAATGTGTAGACTTCATTGTGGAGCCGATGGGGATGCAGGATATTGTGATTGCTATGACCGCAGTAGGGGGGTCAATCTGTGTCATGCTGGTCATCATTTGCCTCTTGGTGGCTTACATTACAGAGAACCTGATGCACCCCACCTTCGTCCACCCGGCTGCCAAGAGGGGGCCTTGA